Genomic segment of Mercurialis annua linkage group LG6, ddMerAnnu1.2, whole genome shotgun sequence:
TATGGCTCATTTGCCTTTTCTCAGactaattaaattaacctatttatttaTTGTAAGAAGGCCTATGCACAATATTTTAGATCGAATACTAAGTTATGCCTAAAAAGATTACAAATGACTTCCTCCTGCCAGACGCGGAAACTGTTCCTAACCGAACTGATATAAGGTTTCTGACAACATGTTTCTAGTCAACCAATTATATTTGTTAATTCATCCATAGTCCTCTTGAAGGTAAAAGCTTTAACCTGTCTCCAAGATGGTGTGAGCAGCATGAAATGGGATACTAGCAAAAACATCTGCTCCTGGAAACATCATCCACGTGCGTTCATCTGAGTCATGGTTCCCGCATGTTGCGCAGACCTCCTTCACCAAGGGCCTTGAAGCAGACTTCCCAACATCCTTCATTATTGATTCAAAAGGAGAAGAAACACTAGTTTTTGTTGTCCGAGCTCTCTTTCTCAATGCGGTCAATGCTTCCCTGTTTCCATTCCTTATTTTATCATTCTCAACCAACTGCAAT
This window contains:
- the LOC126653576 gene encoding uncharacterized protein LOC126653576, which translates into the protein MDESMKQFQQNLVELETEAERLLLTRHQLVENDKIRNGNREALTALRKRARTTKTSVSSPFESIMKDVGKSASRPLVKEVCATCGNHDSDERTWMMFPGADVFASIPFHAAHTILETDQERLEYDAKKLQSYVKEKSFLISEKGALADKISPGVLRSLVALTDKTK